The Croceicoccus marinus genome contains a region encoding:
- a CDS encoding M20 metallopeptidase family protein: MHIKTIAATLAAAASTLAFANPAAAQSLTDSIERDMPELMELYRELHANPELSMQETQTAARLAGLLRGMGYEVTEGVGQTGVVAVMENGAGPTVLLRADMDALPVTEQTGLPYASEVTATARSGVVSGVMHACGHDTHMAGLIGAAKQLAQRKDEWSGTLVVIGQPGEEVGEGAAAMLEDGLYDRFPKPDYAIAFHDAAQIPAGVVGYASGYALANVDSVDVTIPGVGGHGAYPHTTKDPVVLASAIVTRLQTLVSREQNPQEPAVVTVGAIHGGAKHNIIPDEVKLQLTVRSYSDESRDGLLKGIERIARGEAIAAGMPDDKMPVVTVDPAFTPATYNNPELVERLVPVMQSAIGEARVIETPAVMGGEDFSRYRRADPDHVQSVIFWVGGVSAENWAKSEAGEMTLPSLHSPFWAPDADAVVETGATVLAQSALTLMKPGAN; this comes from the coding sequence ATGCACATCAAAACCATCGCAGCCACGCTGGCCGCCGCCGCTTCCACGCTGGCCTTCGCCAATCCCGCCGCCGCGCAAAGCCTGACCGACAGCATCGAGCGTGACATGCCCGAGCTGATGGAACTCTACCGCGAGCTGCACGCCAATCCCGAGCTTTCGATGCAGGAGACGCAGACCGCCGCGCGGCTCGCGGGGCTGCTGCGCGGCATGGGCTATGAAGTGACCGAAGGCGTGGGCCAGACCGGCGTCGTCGCGGTGATGGAAAACGGTGCAGGCCCCACCGTGTTGCTGCGCGCCGACATGGACGCGCTGCCGGTGACCGAGCAGACGGGGCTGCCCTATGCCTCCGAAGTCACTGCCACCGCGCGTTCGGGCGTCGTCAGCGGCGTGATGCACGCCTGCGGCCACGACACCCACATGGCCGGCCTGATCGGCGCGGCGAAACAGCTGGCCCAGCGCAAGGACGAATGGAGCGGCACGCTGGTCGTGATCGGCCAGCCGGGCGAGGAAGTGGGCGAGGGCGCCGCCGCCATGCTCGAGGACGGCCTGTACGACCGGTTTCCCAAGCCCGATTACGCCATCGCCTTCCACGACGCCGCGCAGATCCCGGCGGGCGTGGTCGGCTATGCCTCGGGCTATGCGCTGGCCAATGTCGATTCGGTCGATGTCACCATTCCCGGCGTCGGCGGCCACGGCGCCTATCCCCACACCACCAAGGACCCGGTCGTGCTGGCCAGCGCGATCGTGACGCGGCTCCAGACGCTGGTCAGCCGCGAGCAGAACCCGCAGGAGCCCGCGGTCGTCACCGTCGGCGCCATCCACGGCGGGGCCAAGCACAACATCATCCCCGACGAGGTGAAGCTGCAGCTGACCGTGCGCAGCTATTCCGACGAATCGCGCGACGGCCTGCTGAAGGGCATCGAACGCATCGCGCGCGGAGAGGCGATCGCGGCCGGCATGCCCGACGACAAGATGCCGGTCGTCACCGTGGACCCGGCCTTCACGCCCGCCACCTACAACAACCCCGAACTGGTCGAGCGGCTGGTCCCCGTCATGCAATCCGCCATCGGCGAGGCGCGGGTGATCGAGACCCCCGCCGTGATGGGGGGCGAGGATTTCAGCCGCTATCGCCGCGCGGATCCCGACCATGTCCAGTCGGTGATCTTCTGGGTCGGCGGGGTCAGCGCCGAGAACTGGGCGAAATCCGAAGCGGGCGAGATGACGCTGCCCTCGCTCCACAGCCCGTTCTGGGCGCCGGACGCCGATGCCGTTGTCGAAACCGGCGCGACTGTGCTGGCGCAGTCGGCCCTTACGCTGATGAAGCCCGGCGCGAACTAG
- a CDS encoding glutathione S-transferase — protein MADPVLYSFRRCPYAMRARSALAISGTACEMREVKLSNKPNALLAASPKGTVPVLVPPGAGPIDESIDIMRWSLSRRDPEGWLDRDDRYLIAANDGTFKHDLDRYKYPDRHGSDSLAHRESALGFLGELDARIAARGQLCGPVRGMADAAIFPFVRQFAAVDRDWFAGLPMPHLRKWLSGHLESPLFKAIMVRHQPWTEGDEPIRFAPVPA, from the coding sequence ATGGCTGACCCCGTCCTCTACAGCTTCCGCCGCTGCCCCTATGCGATGCGCGCGCGGTCGGCGCTGGCGATCAGCGGCACGGCCTGCGAAATGCGCGAGGTGAAGCTGTCGAACAAGCCCAACGCCTTGCTGGCAGCCTCGCCCAAGGGCACGGTGCCGGTGCTGGTCCCGCCGGGCGCAGGGCCGATCGACGAAAGCATCGACATCATGCGCTGGTCGCTGTCGCGCCGCGATCCCGAAGGCTGGCTGGACCGCGACGATCGCTATCTGATCGCGGCCAACGACGGCACCTTCAAGCACGACCTCGACCGCTACAAATACCCCGACCGCCACGGTTCGGATTCGCTGGCGCACCGCGAAAGCGCGCTGGGCTTCCTGGGCGAACTGGACGCGCGGATCGCCGCCCGGGGCCAGCTGTGCGGACCCGTTCGCGGCATGGCGGACGCCGCGATATTTCCCTTCGTGCGCCAGTTCGCCGCGGTCGACCGCGACTGGTTCGCCGGGCTGCCCATGCCGCACCTGCGCAAATGGCTGTCGGGCCATCTCGAATCGCCGCTGTTCAAGGCGATCATGGTCCGCCACCAGCCATGGACCGAAGGCGACGAACCGATCCGCTTCGCGCCAGTGCCCGCGTAA
- a CDS encoding acyl-CoA dehydrogenase has translation MSDGHATGHGPSLAAFDWADPFLLEDQLTEDERMLRDAAHEFAQSKLQPRVIEAFQNEHTDPAIFPEMGAAGLLGATIPEEFGGLGAGYVTYGLIAREVERVDSGYRSMMSVQSSLVMYPIHAYGSPEQHRKYLPGLASGELIGCFGLTEPDAGSDPAGMRTTARKTGGGYVLNGTKTWISNSPIADVFVVWAKSEAHGGKIRGFVLEKGMKGLSAPRIEGKLSLRASITGQIAMDDVEVGEDALLPNVEGLKGPFGCLNRARYGISWGVMGAAEFCWHAAREYGLERKQFDKPLAGTQLFQLKLANMQTEIALGLQASLRIGRLMDEGKAAPEMISLAKRNNCGKALDIARTARDMHGGNGISGEYQVIRHMVNLETVNTYEGTHDVHALILGRAQTGIQAFF, from the coding sequence ATGTCCGACGGACACGCCACGGGCCACGGCCCCTCGCTCGCCGCTTTCGACTGGGCGGATCCGTTCCTGCTGGAAGACCAGCTTACCGAGGACGAGCGCATGCTGCGCGATGCCGCGCATGAGTTCGCGCAGAGCAAGCTGCAGCCCCGCGTGATCGAGGCGTTCCAGAACGAACATACCGATCCCGCGATCTTCCCTGAAATGGGCGCGGCGGGCCTGCTGGGCGCAACCATCCCCGAGGAATTCGGGGGCCTGGGCGCAGGCTATGTCACCTATGGCCTGATCGCGCGCGAGGTCGAGCGGGTCGATTCGGGCTACCGCTCGATGATGAGCGTGCAGTCCAGCCTGGTGATGTATCCGATACACGCCTACGGATCGCCCGAGCAGCACCGCAAATATCTCCCCGGCCTTGCCAGCGGCGAACTGATCGGCTGCTTTGGCCTCACCGAACCCGATGCGGGCTCCGATCCTGCGGGCATGCGCACCACCGCGCGCAAGACGGGCGGCGGCTATGTGCTGAACGGCACCAAGACCTGGATCTCCAACTCCCCCATCGCCGACGTCTTCGTCGTCTGGGCCAAGTCCGAGGCGCATGGCGGCAAGATCCGCGGCTTCGTGCTGGAAAAGGGGATGAAGGGTCTGTCGGCCCCCAGGATCGAGGGCAAGCTGTCGCTGCGCGCCTCGATCACCGGCCAGATCGCGATGGACGATGTCGAAGTGGGCGAAGACGCGCTGCTGCCGAATGTCGAGGGGCTGAAGGGCCCGTTCGGCTGCCTCAACCGCGCGCGCTATGGCATTTCGTGGGGCGTGATGGGCGCGGCGGAATTCTGCTGGCACGCGGCGCGCGAATACGGCCTCGAACGCAAGCAGTTCGACAAACCGCTGGCGGGCACGCAATTGTTCCAGTTGAAACTCGCCAACATGCAGACCGAGATCGCGCTGGGCCTGCAGGCCTCGCTGCGCATCGGGCGGCTGATGGACGAAGGCAAGGCCGCGCCCGAGATGATCTCGCTCGCCAAGCGCAACAATTGCGGCAAGGCGCTCGACATCGCGCGCACGGCCCGCGACATGCACGGCGGCAACGGCATTTCGGGCGAGTACCAGGTGATCCGCCACATGGTGAACCTGGAAACGGTCAACACATACGAGGGCACGCATGACGTCCATGCGCTGATCCTGGGCCGCGCGCAGACGGGCATCCAAGCGTTCTTCTAA
- a CDS encoding PRC-barrel domain-containing protein, translated as MTDTHDRFDELEDLGHWQLVNHEQDIRGFPVMDQTGKSYGTIKDLLVDKTKEHVAAVRLDDGRMVAASNLEIRNREVIYHNDGAASRMDYARVRRPD; from the coding sequence ATGACCGACACCCACGATCGTTTCGACGAACTGGAAGACCTGGGTCACTGGCAGCTGGTGAATCACGAACAGGACATTCGGGGCTTCCCGGTGATGGACCAGACGGGCAAGTCCTATGGCACCATCAAGGACCTGCTGGTCGACAAGACCAAGGAGCACGTCGCCGCCGTCAGGCTCGACGACGGGCGCATGGTCGCTGCCAGCAACCTGGAAATACGCAACCGCGAAGTGATCTATCACAACGACGGCGCGGCGTCGCGGATGGACTACGCCCGCGTCAGGCGCCCGGACTGA
- a CDS encoding thiamine pyrophosphate-dependent enzyme, with translation MANPNDRVAVVHENFLRRVAAGDFPQGSPPSGPLDDITAVQVYRSACLTRALDRESRRMQAAGQGYYTIGPSGHEGMGALAAALDPADTAFLHYRDAAFQIQRAEQLGGQTTAWDMLLSYACSGEDPISGGRHKVLGSKALNIPPQTSTIASHLPKAVGAAYSLGLARRRPPEFRAMADGSIAVCSFGDASVNHSTAQGAFNTAAWTSYQSIPLPLLFVCEDNGIGISTKTPGGWIRANFENRPGIRFFACDGLDMFQTYAAAREAAAYVRNRRKPAFLHMRTIRLYGHAGADMAMAYLSREEVEAEEANDPLLHMVRQLAEAEIMEPAEALAIYTDTAARVARIATQVVQRPRLQTATQVMQSLIPPGRDCRPLPAPDPALREGVFGSDMAALQKPQPMGKMINLALTDLMLSHSDIVMMGEDIARKGGNYGITQRLSARFGKDRVIDTLLDEQAILGLAIGVAQNGFLPIPEIQFLAYLHNAEDQLRGEAATLPFFSDGQFTNPMVVRISGFGYQRGFGGHFHNDNSVAVLRDIPGLILCAPSNGRDAALMLRECVRLAREEQRLVVFLEPIALYATRDLHEAGDGGWLTHYPDADEAIALGEVGVHGAENGGEGRDLAIVTFANGAFLARQALPLLAEKGIDARIIDIRWLSPLPAEAIAQAARDCRAALIVDETRRTGGVAEALMALLDEHTDLPKSRLTAQDSFIPTGPAYAATMPSRHSIVEAATALMERAR, from the coding sequence ATGGCCAATCCCAACGACCGCGTCGCCGTCGTCCATGAAAATTTCCTGCGGCGCGTCGCGGCGGGCGATTTCCCGCAAGGTTCGCCGCCCTCGGGTCCGCTGGACGACATCACCGCCGTCCAGGTCTACCGCAGCGCCTGCCTGACCCGCGCGCTCGACCGCGAGAGCCGCAGGATGCAGGCGGCAGGGCAGGGTTACTACACCATCGGCCCGTCGGGCCACGAAGGCATGGGCGCGCTGGCCGCCGCGCTGGATCCGGCCGACACCGCTTTCCTCCATTACCGCGACGCCGCATTCCAGATCCAGCGCGCCGAGCAGCTTGGCGGCCAGACCACGGCATGGGACATGCTGCTGTCCTATGCCTGCAGCGGCGAGGATCCGATCTCGGGCGGGCGGCACAAGGTGCTGGGATCGAAGGCGCTGAATATCCCGCCGCAGACCTCGACCATCGCCAGCCATCTGCCCAAGGCGGTCGGCGCGGCCTATTCGCTGGGCCTCGCCCGCCGCCGCCCGCCCGAATTCCGCGCGATGGCGGACGGGTCGATCGCGGTGTGCTCGTTCGGCGATGCCTCGGTCAACCATTCCACCGCGCAAGGGGCGTTCAACACGGCGGCGTGGACCAGCTACCAGTCGATCCCGCTGCCGCTGCTGTTCGTGTGCGAGGATAACGGCATCGGCATCTCGACCAAGACGCCCGGCGGCTGGATCCGCGCCAATTTCGAAAACCGCCCCGGTATCCGTTTTTTCGCCTGCGACGGGCTGGACATGTTCCAGACCTATGCCGCCGCGCGTGAGGCCGCGGCCTACGTCCGCAACCGCCGCAAGCCCGCTTTCCTCCACATGCGCACGATCCGCCTCTATGGTCACGCCGGCGCGGACATGGCGATGGCCTATCTGTCGCGCGAAGAGGTCGAGGCCGAGGAAGCGAACGACCCGCTGCTCCACATGGTCCGCCAGCTGGCCGAGGCCGAGATCATGGAGCCCGCCGAAGCGCTGGCGATCTACACCGACACCGCCGCGCGCGTCGCCCGCATCGCCACACAGGTGGTGCAACGCCCGCGCCTGCAGACCGCCACCCAGGTGATGCAAAGCCTGATCCCGCCCGGACGCGACTGCCGCCCGCTGCCCGCGCCCGATCCGGCCTTGCGCGAAGGCGTCTTCGGCAGCGACATGGCCGCGCTGCAAAAGCCGCAGCCGATGGGCAAGATGATCAATCTGGCGCTGACCGACCTGATGCTCTCGCACTCCGACATCGTGATGATGGGCGAGGATATCGCGAGGAAGGGCGGCAATTACGGCATCACGCAAAGGCTGTCGGCGCGCTTCGGCAAGGACCGCGTGATCGACACGCTGCTCGACGAACAGGCGATCCTCGGCCTCGCCATCGGCGTGGCGCAGAACGGTTTCCTGCCGATCCCCGAAATCCAGTTCCTCGCCTATCTCCACAATGCCGAGGACCAGCTGCGGGGCGAGGCGGCGACCCTGCCGTTCTTCTCGGACGGGCAGTTCACCAATCCGATGGTCGTGCGCATCTCGGGCTTCGGATACCAGCGCGGCTTCGGCGGGCATTTCCACAACGACAATTCGGTGGCGGTGCTGCGCGACATTCCAGGGTTGATCCTCTGCGCGCCGTCGAACGGGCGCGACGCCGCGCTGATGCTGCGCGAATGCGTAAGGCTGGCGCGCGAGGAACAGCGGCTGGTCGTGTTCCTCGAACCCATCGCGCTCTATGCGACGCGCGACTTGCACGAGGCTGGCGACGGCGGCTGGCTGACGCACTATCCCGACGCCGACGAAGCCATCGCGCTGGGCGAGGTCGGCGTCCACGGCGCAGAAAATGGGGGGGAGGGCCGCGATCTGGCCATCGTGACCTTCGCCAATGGCGCCTTTCTCGCCCGTCAGGCGCTGCCCCTGCTGGCGGAAAAGGGCATAGACGCGCGCATCATCGACATACGCTGGCTCTCCCCCCTCCCGGCCGAGGCCATCGCGCAGGCCGCCCGCGACTGCCGCGCCGCGTTGATCGTCGACGAAACGCGCCGCACCGGCGGCGTGGCCGAGGCGTTGATGGCGCTGCTGGACGAGCACACCGACCTGCCGAAATCGCGCCTCACCGCGCAGGACAGCTTCATCCCGACCGGACCCGCCTATGCCGCGACCATGCCCTCGCGCCACTCCATCGTCGAAGCCGCCACGGCGCTGATGGAGCGCGCGCGATGA
- a CDS encoding rhodanese-related sulfurtransferase, producing MTDTGTTTPSRASPRPLTVAALYRFTRFADPAALRAPLEGVCRRHGVRGTLLLAGEGINGTIAGTEPAIAAVLDHVRALPGCAALDVKFSAAASMPFHRMKVRLKREIVTMGQPGIDPNRSVGTYVEPQDWNALIADPDTIVIDTRNDYEVAVGTFDRAIDPKTASFRDFPAWFRAERERLLGEGKARRVAMFCTGGIRCEKSTAFLKQEGVDEVFHLKGGILRYLETVPEEESLWRGECFVFDQRVTVRHGLERGSYGLCHACRRPVGDEDMASPLYEEGVSCPACHATRSDDQRAAYRERHRQETLAAARGMAHVGAVLEKDALEKEDG from the coding sequence ATGACCGACACTGGCACGACGACGCCGTCCCGCGCTTCCCCCCGGCCGCTCACCGTGGCGGCGCTTTATCGATTCACGCGCTTCGCCGATCCCGCCGCGCTGCGCGCTCCGCTTGAGGGCGTGTGCCGCCGCCACGGCGTGCGCGGCACGCTGCTGCTGGCGGGCGAGGGGATCAATGGCACCATCGCCGGAACCGAACCCGCCATTGCCGCGGTGCTCGACCATGTCCGCGCGCTCCCCGGCTGCGCCGCGCTCGACGTCAAGTTCTCCGCCGCCGCGTCCATGCCGTTCCACCGCATGAAGGTGCGGCTGAAGCGCGAGATCGTGACCATGGGCCAGCCCGGCATCGACCCCAACCGAAGCGTGGGCACCTATGTCGAGCCGCAGGACTGGAACGCGCTGATCGCCGATCCGGACACCATCGTGATCGACACGCGCAACGATTACGAGGTCGCGGTCGGCACCTTCGACCGCGCCATCGACCCCAAAACCGCCAGCTTCCGTGATTTCCCCGCCTGGTTCCGCGCCGAACGCGAACGCCTGCTGGGGGAAGGAAAGGCACGCAGGGTCGCCATGTTCTGCACCGGCGGCATCCGCTGCGAGAAATCGACCGCCTTCCTCAAGCAGGAGGGCGTGGACGAGGTGTTCCACCTGAAGGGCGGCATCCTCAGATATCTCGAAACCGTGCCCGAAGAGGAAAGCCTGTGGCGCGGCGAATGTTTCGTCTTCGACCAGCGCGTCACCGTGCGCCATGGGCTGGAACGGGGCAGCTACGGCCTGTGCCACGCCTGCCGCCGCCCGGTCGGCGACGAAGACATGGCCTCGCCGCTGTACGAGGAAGGCGTCAGCTGCCCCGCCTGCCACGCGACACGTAGCGACGACCAGCGCGCCGCCTATCGCGAACGCCACCGGCAGGAGACGCTGGCTGCGGCACGCGGCATGGCGCATGTCGGCGCGGTTCTGGAAAAAGACGCCCTGGAGAAGGAGGATGGCTGA
- a CDS encoding PAS domain-containing protein: MNFEALFSLSPNPYVVLDTDLRIVWMNDAYLRVTMSSRDAITGRKMFDAFPSEPGTESHDLLLDSLTHVASTGEADEIALIRYDIAGPDGTMAERYWSATHTPVCKDGKTAFILQHTVDVTELHGLRRMRDQMGLVQRASAVQARNSDLEAQTERLRRMFEQAPGFIAVLEGPDHRFRMANIAYRQLVGRDHLNGKPVAEALPEVVEQGFVRLLDEVIASGKPHAGRGVEIFLEIEGRREQSFLDFIFQPILEQDGAASGIFVQGNDVTEMVRAQHRQELLISELNHRVKNTLAVVQGLASQSFRKIDTDGEARRIFAQRLHALASAHDLLTRENWESALLRDTLTSAISAATGDDIARFDLTGPAVTLKPQIGVALAMTIHELCTNAIKYGALASDDGRVLVDWSVEPRGDDQRLTICWRETGGPPVEKPERTGFGTRLIEHGFVTQHDGHASLDYRREGLLCEIELTIPDAPRRIVLEREGEAAASGQASANPPRQASAG; the protein is encoded by the coding sequence ATGAATTTCGAAGCACTATTCTCGCTCTCGCCCAATCCCTATGTCGTGCTCGACACCGATCTGCGGATCGTCTGGATGAACGACGCCTATCTGCGCGTCACCATGTCGTCGCGCGATGCGATTACGGGCCGGAAGATGTTCGATGCCTTTCCAAGCGAGCCGGGCACCGAAAGCCACGACCTGCTGCTCGATTCCCTGACCCATGTGGCCAGCACGGGCGAGGCGGACGAGATCGCGCTGATCCGCTACGACATCGCGGGTCCCGACGGCACCATGGCCGAGCGGTACTGGAGCGCGACCCATACCCCGGTCTGCAAGGACGGGAAGACGGCGTTCATACTGCAGCACACGGTCGACGTCACCGAACTGCACGGGCTGCGCCGGATGCGCGACCAGATGGGGCTGGTCCAGCGCGCCAGCGCGGTGCAGGCGCGCAATTCCGACCTCGAGGCGCAGACCGAACGGCTGCGCCGCATGTTCGAGCAGGCGCCCGGCTTCATTGCCGTGCTGGAGGGGCCGGACCACAGGTTCCGGATGGCCAATATCGCCTATCGCCAGCTGGTGGGGCGCGACCACCTCAACGGCAAGCCGGTGGCCGAAGCGCTGCCCGAAGTGGTCGAACAGGGCTTCGTGCGCCTGCTCGACGAGGTGATCGCCAGCGGTAAACCCCATGCCGGCCGCGGAGTGGAAATCTTCCTCGAGATCGAGGGCCGCCGAGAGCAATCGTTCCTCGACTTCATCTTCCAGCCGATCCTGGAACAGGATGGGGCGGCGTCGGGCATATTCGTGCAGGGAAATGACGTTACCGAGATGGTGCGCGCCCAGCACCGGCAGGAACTGCTGATCAGCGAGCTGAACCACCGCGTCAAGAACACGCTGGCGGTGGTGCAGGGGCTGGCCAGCCAGTCTTTCCGCAAGATCGACACCGATGGCGAGGCGCGGCGCATCTTCGCGCAGCGGCTGCACGCGCTGGCATCCGCGCACGATCTGCTGACCCGCGAAAACTGGGAATCGGCGCTGCTGCGCGACACGCTGACCTCGGCGATTTCGGCGGCCACGGGGGACGATATCGCGCGCTTCGATCTCACCGGCCCCGCCGTCACGCTGAAGCCGCAGATCGGCGTAGCGCTGGCGATGACGATCCACGAATTATGCACCAATGCGATCAAATATGGCGCGCTGGCGTCCGATGACGGGCGCGTGCTGGTCGACTGGTCGGTCGAACCGCGCGGCGATGACCAGCGGCTCACGATCTGCTGGCGCGAGACCGGCGGTCCCCCGGTCGAAAAGCCCGAACGCACCGGCTTTGGCACCAGGCTGATCGAACACGGCTTCGTCACCCAGCACGACGGCCATGCTTCGCTCGATTACCGGCGCGAGGGGCTGCTGTGCGAGATCGAGTTGACCATCCCCGACGCGCCCCGCCGGATCGTCCTCGAACGCGAAGGCGAGGCGGCGGCATCCGGACAAGCCTCAGCCAATCCGCCCCGGCAGGCATCGGCAGGCTGA
- a CDS encoding ACP S-malonyltransferase has protein sequence MKTAVVICPGRGTYNAGELGYLARHFPDPRLLTEFDAQRTAAGQDTLTALDTADRFSPARHTRGDNASGLIFAASYGDYLSIDRERVEIVAVTGNSMGWYSALACGGALSPQDGFRVANTMGTLMQQALIGGQLIHPWMGEDWVPDLARKRDLLDLTARIGAKPDCQLHLSIDLGGMLVLAGDSAGLQAFEQSVEPAQQRFPMRLPNHAAFHTPMQEPVAARGREALGSDLFGQPETPLVDGNGRIWWPGASDPQALYDYTLGAQVTQPYDFTRAVTVAAREFAPELFIILGPGTTLGGAVAQSLIVADWRQMRGRGDFRREQDATGLLAAMGMADQRGAVAKAERGQ, from the coding sequence ATGAAAACCGCCGTCGTCATCTGCCCGGGCCGCGGCACCTATAACGCGGGCGAACTCGGCTATCTTGCGCGCCATTTCCCGGATCCGCGCCTGCTGACCGAATTCGACGCGCAGCGCACCGCGGCAGGGCAGGACACGCTGACCGCGCTCGACACGGCGGACCGGTTCTCGCCCGCAAGGCACACGCGCGGCGACAATGCCTCGGGCCTGATCTTCGCGGCGTCCTATGGTGACTATCTTTCCATCGACCGCGAAAGGGTCGAGATCGTCGCCGTCACCGGCAATTCGATGGGCTGGTACAGCGCGCTGGCCTGCGGCGGCGCGCTGTCGCCGCAGGACGGTTTCCGCGTCGCCAACACCATGGGCACGCTGATGCAGCAGGCGCTGATCGGCGGCCAACTGATCCATCCATGGATGGGCGAGGACTGGGTGCCCGATCTCGCCCGCAAGCGCGACCTCCTAGACCTGACCGCCCGTATCGGGGCAAAGCCGGACTGCCAGCTTCACCTCTCCATCGACCTTGGCGGCATGCTGGTGCTGGCAGGCGACAGCGCCGGGCTGCAGGCGTTCGAACAGTCGGTCGAACCCGCGCAGCAGCGCTTTCCGATGCGGCTTCCCAATCACGCAGCGTTCCACACGCCGATGCAGGAACCGGTCGCCGCGCGCGGACGCGAAGCTCTGGGCTCCGACCTGTTCGGACAGCCCGAAACCCCTCTGGTCGACGGCAATGGCCGCATCTGGTGGCCCGGCGCCAGCGACCCTCAGGCGCTCTACGACTACACGCTGGGCGCGCAGGTCACGCAGCCATATGATTTCACCCGCGCCGTCACCGTCGCCGCGCGCGAATTCGCGCCCGAACTGTTCATCATCCTCGGCCCCGGCACCACTCTGGGCGGGGCGGTGGCGCAATCGCTGATCGTGGCGGATTGGCGGCAGATGCGCGGGCGCGGCGATTTCCGGCGGGAGCAGGACGCCACCGGCCTGCTCGCCGCGATGGGCATGGCCGACCAGCGCGGCGCCGTCGCCAAGGCTGAACGCGGGCAATAG